A single genomic interval of Arthrobacter methylotrophus harbors:
- a CDS encoding ATP-binding protein, translating into MSIFRQLRATASRQDISVPRELGFALGTEQYEVPVIFRPATDGHLCLTGRPGSGKTVLLRALAEEAVQVMDVHIADAWAGHSQADGVRVDGAASFASTVEGCAEMLEAVLAEVRRRVKQCALEGVSAFDDLAYPPRRILVILDDTRHLLVEDEYSPAGDGRPKARSVECIREIVTCARLAGITFVFSSQWALDQSGISYDVLGALCSRLELESTPSWYYTLGMDDSTRSQPPPRTGIYTSLGAFASTAVEIESR; encoded by the coding sequence ATGAGCATCTTTCGCCAACTCCGCGCAACGGCCTCCCGGCAGGACATCTCTGTCCCGCGCGAACTCGGTTTCGCCCTTGGGACCGAACAGTACGAAGTCCCGGTAATCTTCAGGCCAGCCACGGATGGTCATTTATGTCTGACCGGACGTCCAGGCTCTGGAAAGACCGTCCTGCTGCGTGCTTTGGCCGAAGAAGCTGTCCAGGTCATGGACGTTCATATCGCTGATGCGTGGGCCGGGCACTCACAGGCGGACGGCGTTCGAGTTGACGGGGCAGCAAGCTTCGCATCCACCGTAGAAGGGTGCGCGGAGATGCTGGAAGCGGTGCTCGCTGAGGTGAGGCGCCGCGTCAAGCAATGCGCGCTTGAAGGCGTTTCCGCCTTCGACGACCTCGCCTACCCACCGCGCAGGATCCTCGTCATCCTCGACGACACTCGGCACCTCCTGGTTGAAGACGAGTACTCCCCCGCTGGTGACGGACGGCCGAAGGCACGGTCCGTCGAGTGCATCCGGGAAATCGTCACCTGCGCTCGGCTCGCAGGCATCACGTTCGTCTTTTCGAGCCAGTGGGCCCTTGACCAGTCCGGCATCTCGTACGACGTTCTTGGGGCGCTCTGCTCCAGACTGGAACTCGAAAGCACCCCCTCTTGGTACTACACGTTGGGAATGGATGACAGCACACGGTCGCAGCCGCCACCACGGACCGGCATCTATACCTCGCTCGGCGCCTTTGCCTCCACGGCGGTGGAGATCGAGAGCCGGTAG
- a CDS encoding HU family DNA-binding protein has protein sequence MAINRSELVDQVAGKAGAAKAEVNRVLDGLFEVFAESVSSGDKITIPGWLAVERTDRAARTGRNPQTGETIEIAAGHAVKLTAGSKLKAAVASK, from the coding sequence ATGGCAATCAACCGTTCAGAGCTGGTCGACCAGGTTGCAGGTAAAGCCGGCGCTGCTAAGGCGGAGGTGAACAGGGTCCTCGACGGCCTGTTCGAGGTATTCGCCGAATCGGTATCCAGCGGCGATAAAATCACCATTCCCGGCTGGCTGGCCGTGGAGCGCACCGACCGTGCCGCACGCACCGGCCGCAACCCGCAGACAGGCGAAACCATCGAGATCGCAGCCGGCCACGCCGTGAAGCTCACAGCCGGGTCGAAACTGAAGGCCGCCGTCGCCAGCAAGTAG
- a CDS encoding DUF723 domain-containing protein — MAVKLTQSEALDRFRDRHSDTYNYSAVEYRQAHRVVTVICKEHGPFGVKPIKHWKGQGCPDCRNNFLAVEEVLERFRAAHGSRFDYSAFVYAGQHTKSEIICRQHGPFQHTPQLHWSGHVGCGPCQEKTLTAEECLSRFRAKHGNRFDYSKVVFTRATKPVVIICPVHGEFRMVPINHWLSSAGCKRCYDLSRRLTTDQVVGRFVEVHGTSYSYSRFVYVEMHTVGIVTCKLHGDFPMSPANHLTRHGCPSCWQNTASKPEIAWLAAIAEATGWLHDGAVKMPAVTGVVDSVFEHPNLGKIVIEYDGNYWHSRPGDLDRDTAKTARLIESGFPVARLRAISKDKPPLADVPGAVNVFISEWPDSAGVQAVVAALNRMKAP, encoded by the coding sequence ATGGCTGTCAAACTAACTCAATCGGAAGCCCTGGACCGCTTTCGCGACCGACACAGCGACACCTACAACTACTCCGCCGTGGAGTACCGCCAGGCGCACCGGGTAGTAACGGTAATTTGTAAAGAACACGGCCCGTTCGGCGTCAAGCCGATCAAACACTGGAAGGGTCAGGGGTGCCCTGACTGCAGAAACAACTTCCTTGCAGTCGAGGAAGTGCTCGAACGGTTCCGGGCGGCTCACGGAAGTCGCTTCGATTACTCGGCGTTCGTCTATGCTGGCCAGCACACGAAATCCGAAATTATTTGCCGGCAGCACGGCCCATTCCAGCACACTCCGCAGCTTCATTGGAGCGGTCACGTCGGCTGCGGGCCATGTCAAGAAAAGACTCTCACAGCCGAGGAATGCCTCTCGCGCTTCCGCGCCAAGCACGGCAACAGGTTCGATTACTCGAAGGTTGTCTTCACACGGGCCACCAAACCCGTCGTGATTATCTGCCCCGTACATGGTGAATTCAGAATGGTACCGATTAATCACTGGCTGAGCAGTGCAGGCTGCAAAAGGTGCTATGACCTATCACGGCGCCTCACTACGGACCAGGTTGTGGGACGCTTCGTGGAGGTCCACGGCACCTCTTACTCCTACTCCCGCTTCGTTTACGTTGAGATGCACACCGTAGGAATCGTCACATGCAAGCTCCACGGCGACTTTCCGATGTCGCCAGCCAACCACCTCACCCGCCACGGGTGCCCGTCGTGCTGGCAGAACACGGCATCCAAGCCCGAGATTGCCTGGCTCGCAGCTATCGCAGAAGCCACAGGCTGGCTGCATGACGGGGCAGTCAAAATGCCTGCCGTAACTGGCGTTGTCGACTCCGTGTTCGAGCATCCGAATCTCGGAAAGATCGTCATCGAATACGACGGAAACTACTGGCACAGCCGCCCGGGAGACCTTGATCGAGATACAGCCAAGACGGCAAGGCTGATTGAATCCGGATTTCCCGTAGCCCGGCTTCGGGCCATCAGTAAAGACAAGCCTCCCCTTGCCGATGTACCAGGTGCAGTCAACGTTTTTATTTCCGAATGGCCCGACTCCGCGGGAGTGCAAGCCGTTGTGGCAGCACTCAACAGAATGAAGGCCCCGTAA
- a CDS encoding thymidylate synthase, which translates to MPTSETPYEDLLADVFGNGAAKGDRTGTGTTSVFGRQIRFDLAKGFPLIWTKRVHWKSVALELLWFLRGETNVKWLQDQGVKIWDEWADENGDLGPVYGSQWRSWPTPDGAQIDQIANVVESIRNNPDSRRHIVTAWNPAEVENMALPPCHAFFQFYVAPGVDGAPGKLSCQLYQRSADMFLGVPFNIASYALLTHMVAQQTGLEVGEFIWTGGDVHVYDNHTDQVLEQLARLDDVRAYPELKFNCVPDSIFGYVFEDFQIVGYDPHPGIKAPVAV; encoded by the coding sequence ATGCCCACCAGTGAAACACCATACGAGGACCTCCTCGCCGACGTATTCGGCAACGGCGCCGCCAAAGGCGACAGGACCGGCACCGGAACGACCAGCGTATTCGGCCGCCAGATCCGCTTCGACCTCGCCAAAGGCTTCCCGCTCATCTGGACCAAGAGGGTCCACTGGAAATCGGTTGCCCTGGAACTGCTCTGGTTCCTGCGCGGCGAAACCAACGTCAAATGGCTCCAGGACCAGGGCGTGAAAATCTGGGATGAATGGGCCGACGAGAACGGCGACCTTGGCCCCGTGTACGGCTCGCAGTGGCGTTCCTGGCCCACCCCGGACGGCGCCCAGATCGATCAGATCGCCAACGTCGTGGAGTCCATCCGAAACAACCCGGACTCCCGCCGGCACATCGTCACCGCCTGGAACCCTGCCGAAGTCGAGAACATGGCCTTGCCGCCCTGCCACGCCTTCTTCCAGTTCTATGTCGCCCCCGGCGTCGACGGCGCCCCCGGCAAGCTCTCCTGCCAGCTGTACCAACGCTCCGCGGACATGTTCCTGGGCGTCCCGTTCAACATTGCCTCCTATGCGCTGCTGACCCACATGGTCGCCCAGCAGACCGGCCTCGAGGTCGGAGAGTTCATCTGGACCGGCGGCGACGTGCACGTCTATGACAACCACACAGACCAGGTCCTCGAGCAGCTGGCCCGGCTCGATGATGTCCGCGCCTACCCTGAGCTGAAGTTCAACTGCGTACCCGATTCGATCTTCGGCTACGTTTTCGAGGACTTCCAAATCGTCGGCTACGATCCCCACCCCGGAATCAAAGCGCCGGTCGCGGTATAG
- a CDS encoding dihydrofolate reductase yields MTTHEPVIGMIWAQASNGVIGRNGAMPWHLSEDFEHFRRTTEGHPVIMGRRTWESLPEKSRPLPDRTNIVITSNPDWSAPGAIRAGNIFSALAATALQPGAEQIWFIGGGTIYREVLSVDLADTVMLTRIDADVDGDTHAPELGPEWKLASSAPENGWHTAANGTRYRIETWQAS; encoded by the coding sequence ATGACCACCCACGAGCCGGTGATCGGAATGATCTGGGCCCAGGCATCCAATGGAGTCATCGGGCGCAACGGGGCCATGCCATGGCACCTGTCCGAAGATTTCGAGCACTTCCGCCGCACCACCGAAGGTCACCCGGTCATCATGGGCCGGCGCACATGGGAATCCCTGCCGGAGAAGTCCAGGCCGCTGCCGGACCGGACCAACATCGTCATCACCTCTAATCCGGACTGGTCCGCACCCGGTGCGATCCGTGCCGGGAACATCTTCTCCGCCTTGGCCGCCACCGCGTTGCAGCCGGGAGCAGAACAAATCTGGTTCATCGGTGGCGGCACCATCTACCGCGAGGTGCTTTCCGTGGACCTGGCCGACACCGTCATGTTGACCCGCATCGATGCCGACGTCGACGGGGACACCCACGCCCCGGAGCTGGGGCCCGAATGGAAGCTGGCCTCCTCCGCCCCCGAGAATGGTTGGCACACCGCGGCTAACGGCACGCGGTACCGGATCGAAACCTGGCAGGCCAGCTGA
- a CDS encoding APC family permease produces the protein MTITTSGPVGTKGLSKDELSLWGSTAIGLASTAPAFSLTSTLGLMAVAVGTHTPAAFLIAFIPMLFTAFAYKELNTADPDCGTTFTWASKAFGKLTGWMGGWGMAVSGIVVMANLAQIAGKYLWLLIDKDLADNLVLTTVTGVAFIAVMTWVNYRGIDIGEKMQQVFVWIQYGALAAFAVVAAGSLAGGSAKAGEAFSWDWFNPFTVSDVAAFTHAVLLALFVYWGWDTCLALNEETKNPTRNPGRAAVLASVLLLATYVGVTVIAMMVAGTGTDGTGLSNAKNSGDVLYALAGQFMGDWSWVVVVAVLISAVSSTQTTILPTARGTLSMAVHGALPKKFGHVHAKYLTPTFSTILMGVVSAAYFVGMTMISADLLTDSIAAIGLYIAFYYGLTGFTCAWTFRKTLASSARNLWMRGILPLAGGIMMAVAFIVSAIDMFRPDYGSTSFAGIGGTFLIGIGSLALGALLMTAWYAAGGRRAAAELAEATA, from the coding sequence TTGACCATCACCACCTCAGGCCCCGTCGGCACAAAGGGGCTCTCCAAAGACGAACTTTCATTGTGGGGTAGCACCGCCATCGGGTTGGCCTCCACCGCGCCGGCCTTCTCGCTGACCTCAACACTTGGACTGATGGCAGTCGCCGTCGGCACCCACACGCCGGCCGCGTTCCTGATCGCCTTCATTCCGATGCTTTTCACCGCCTTCGCCTACAAGGAACTGAACACAGCAGACCCGGACTGCGGCACTACCTTCACCTGGGCGTCCAAGGCCTTCGGAAAGCTCACCGGCTGGATGGGCGGCTGGGGCATGGCTGTCTCCGGCATCGTCGTCATGGCCAATCTGGCCCAGATCGCCGGAAAATACCTGTGGCTGCTCATCGACAAAGACCTCGCGGACAACCTCGTCCTCACCACAGTCACAGGGGTCGCATTCATTGCCGTCATGACGTGGGTCAACTACCGCGGCATCGACATCGGCGAAAAGATGCAACAGGTCTTTGTCTGGATCCAGTACGGCGCCCTCGCCGCCTTCGCGGTCGTCGCCGCGGGCAGCCTCGCCGGAGGATCAGCGAAAGCAGGGGAGGCGTTCTCCTGGGACTGGTTCAACCCTTTCACCGTCAGTGACGTCGCAGCGTTCACCCATGCGGTCCTGCTCGCCTTGTTCGTCTACTGGGGATGGGACACCTGCCTGGCCTTGAACGAAGAAACCAAGAACCCGACCAGGAACCCGGGGCGGGCCGCTGTCCTGGCCTCTGTGCTCCTGCTCGCCACCTACGTCGGCGTCACCGTCATCGCCATGATGGTCGCCGGAACCGGGACCGACGGAACCGGCTTGTCCAATGCCAAAAACTCCGGTGACGTCCTGTACGCCCTCGCCGGTCAATTCATGGGCGACTGGTCCTGGGTGGTCGTCGTCGCCGTGCTCATCTCAGCCGTCTCCTCAACCCAGACAACCATCCTGCCGACCGCCCGCGGCACCTTGTCCATGGCGGTCCATGGGGCGCTGCCGAAGAAGTTCGGGCACGTCCACGCCAAATACCTGACCCCGACGTTCTCGACCATCCTCATGGGCGTCGTCTCGGCCGCCTACTTCGTCGGCATGACGATGATCAGCGCCGACCTGCTGACCGACTCGATCGCCGCCATCGGACTGTACATCGCCTTCTATTACGGTCTCACCGGCTTCACCTGCGCCTGGACCTTCCGGAAGACCCTCGCCTCATCGGCACGGAACCTGTGGATGCGCGGCATCCTCCCGCTGGCCGGCGGCATCATGATGGCCGTCGCGTTCATCGTCTCGGCCATCGACATGTTCCGTCCCGACTATGGCAGCACAAGCTTCGCCGGAATCGGTGGAACCTTCCTCATTGGAATCGGCTCCCTGGCCCTCGGCGCGCTCCTGATGACCGCCTGGTACGCCGCCGGCGGACGCCGTGCCGCCGCCGAACTGGCAGAAGCAACCGCCTGA
- a CDS encoding GatB/YqeY domain-containing protein: MTLKERLKEDVVAHMKAGNKTALTTVRNVLGEISTREKSGKTPVELDDIQATSLLQKEAAKRRDTARIYTEAGESGRAAAEVAEAEIIEAYLPKALTRDEVEAIVDETIKGLQDGGAELSMRSIGVVMKPVTAKVAGRFDGKTVSEIVRGRLG; encoded by the coding sequence ATGACGCTGAAAGAGCGCCTGAAAGAAGACGTCGTAGCCCACATGAAGGCCGGCAACAAGACCGCCCTGACGACTGTCCGGAACGTCCTGGGCGAGATCAGCACCCGCGAGAAGTCCGGCAAGACCCCGGTCGAGCTCGACGACATCCAGGCGACGTCGTTGCTGCAGAAGGAAGCCGCCAAGCGTCGCGACACCGCCAGGATCTACACCGAGGCCGGCGAATCCGGCCGTGCCGCGGCTGAAGTCGCCGAAGCGGAGATCATCGAGGCGTACCTGCCCAAGGCCCTTACCCGTGACGAGGTCGAAGCGATCGTAGACGAGACCATCAAGGGACTGCAGGACGGGGGCGCAGAGCTCTCCATGCGCTCCATCGGCGTCGTGATGAAGCCGGTCACCGCCAAGGTCGCCGGCCGGTTCGACGGCAAGACGGTCAGCGAGATCGTCCGCGGGCGCCTGGGCTAG
- a CDS encoding DUF5677 domain-containing protein, which produces MGKDEDSWRRVFDDLVKLIEAAPPPPHRLVGDWTRKDQTEAHAIAVAWGWLIRLKRTGEAIFELEKSGYGTEAAPLVRSTIEHAIRLSWAADLGRQQFVEILIRMRRWSLQKILDAANAGWPLTEDQIEQIRDLQDEAGEEFKGLDKFMQLAAVVAENLELFSGLYQIWLSETQESHPSLQSSANYREQSEDCLTWALHREPKPSRRRNDVLVPSLVWMGLHGYARIAGMEAHFAEGIEGIGARMEVLGVSP; this is translated from the coding sequence ATGGGTAAGGATGAGGACAGCTGGCGCCGCGTATTCGATGATCTGGTGAAGTTGATCGAGGCCGCTCCACCTCCCCCACACCGTCTTGTGGGTGATTGGACGAGGAAGGACCAGACTGAGGCGCACGCCATCGCTGTCGCATGGGGCTGGTTGATCCGGCTGAAGCGCACTGGTGAGGCAATCTTTGAGCTCGAGAAGTCGGGCTACGGCACCGAGGCCGCTCCTCTTGTGCGTTCCACCATCGAGCACGCAATCCGTCTTTCCTGGGCGGCCGACCTTGGGCGCCAGCAGTTTGTGGAAATTCTCATTCGGATGCGCCGATGGTCACTGCAAAAGATCCTGGATGCGGCGAATGCAGGATGGCCACTCACAGAAGACCAGATCGAGCAGATTCGCGACCTGCAGGATGAAGCCGGCGAGGAGTTCAAGGGCCTCGACAAGTTCATGCAGTTGGCTGCGGTCGTCGCAGAAAACCTGGAACTGTTCTCGGGGCTTTATCAAATCTGGCTCAGCGAGACCCAGGAGTCGCATCCATCCCTGCAAAGCTCGGCGAACTATCGCGAACAGTCTGAGGACTGCCTGACCTGGGCGCTGCATCGTGAGCCCAAGCCGAGCCGGCGCCGGAATGACGTCCTTGTCCCGTCGCTGGTGTGGATGGGCCTTCATGGTTACGCTCGGATCGCAGGCATGGAGGCGCACTTCGCCGAGGGAATTGAAGGGATTGGCGCAAGGATGGAGGTACTTGGGGTCAGCCCCTGA
- a CDS encoding M50 family metallopeptidase codes for MFGLHHELPEERRGSAPDLSGHIRAMHFTVLRAPWPIVLKPGLLVLFGLLSLGGGMLIASGRAQSTGTLTLTWQEAVLSGALALAALIIHETGHAVVAHATGRTVERLEFGLAGGAVTSGDTTPWRRVAAIAAGPLAEITAGVLMSVAGGSWGSPLGAAGFIAILNGAGNLLPFHKALDGYRLMRFLRLVFQDGRPLACVPSGPCPACTGVALKPGQTMEGALIGA; via the coding sequence GTGTTCGGCCTCCACCATGAGCTTCCGGAAGAACGACGGGGGAGCGCCCCGGACTTGTCCGGACACATAAGGGCCATGCACTTCACCGTCCTCCGCGCGCCCTGGCCCATCGTCCTCAAACCCGGACTGCTCGTCCTGTTTGGCCTCCTGTCATTGGGCGGCGGCATGCTCATCGCCAGCGGACGAGCCCAGTCCACCGGAACTCTGACGCTGACCTGGCAGGAAGCGGTCCTCAGCGGGGCACTTGCCCTGGCCGCACTGATCATCCACGAAACCGGGCACGCCGTCGTGGCGCACGCCACCGGCCGCACTGTTGAACGCCTCGAATTCGGTCTGGCAGGCGGAGCGGTCACCAGCGGGGACACGACACCTTGGCGGCGGGTTGCCGCCATCGCAGCCGGACCGTTGGCGGAGATCACCGCCGGGGTGCTGATGTCGGTCGCCGGCGGCAGTTGGGGGAGCCCGCTCGGCGCCGCAGGGTTCATTGCCATCCTCAACGGCGCCGGAAACCTTCTGCCCTTCCACAAGGCTCTGGACGGTTACCGGCTCATGCGCTTCCTCCGGCTCGTATTCCAGGACGGGCGGCCTCTTGCCTGCGTCCCGTCAGGGCCGTGCCCGGCATGTACCGGAGTCGCCCTGAAACCAGGGCAGACCATGGAAGGTGCGCTGATCGGCGCCTGA